The following are from one region of the Salvia splendens isolate huo1 chromosome 2, SspV2, whole genome shotgun sequence genome:
- the LOC121765113 gene encoding E3 ubiquitin-protein ligase ATL6-like, with amino-acid sequence MYFHTYLSTKTLITMKSTYSKRHGTISLLFFFLVLSLSPAAAQPSPNPDNMYARFSPPMAVIIAVLVAALFFMGFFSIYIRHCYDASAGSNVGAALRRGSLSLHARRTAARGLDASAIEALPTFSYSEVKDHKIGKGALECAVCLNEFEDDETLRLLPKCDHVFHPDCIDAWLASHTTCPVCRANLAQQTGPDPVQPEETDPPVEGDQSRDEEIVIQVDEDDHPQPSESFETPNRPARSWSIRRPKMLGFGKFRSHSTGHSLVQPGDNLDRFTLRLPEGVRKEVMDRAMLNRTRSLTAGLQREGSSRKGYRTGGEEGSSRAGRLYKRLELPGRGANSDRWVFFTRGISFRSPRVVADGGEGSSSKRSGGKTPVKMPSFKCLEPKTDGDENRPFSEPARV; translated from the coding sequence ATGTATTTCCACACATATCTATCTACAAAAACTTTAATCACAATGAAATCCACCTACAGCAAACGCCATGGCACCATCtccctcctcttcttcttcctcgttCTCTCCCTTTCGCCGGCGGCAGCCCAACCAAGCCCCAATCCAGACAACATGTACGCGCGCTTCAGCCCCCCCATGGCCGTCATCATCGCCGTCCTCGTCGCCGCCCTCTTCTTCATGGGCTTCTTCTCCATCTACATCCGCCACTGCTACGACGCCTCCGCCGGCTCTAACGTCGGAGCCGCCCTCCGCCGCGGCAGCCTCTCCCTGCACGCCCGCCGCACCGCCGCGCGCGGCCTCGACGCGTCGGCGATCGAGGCGCTCCCGACCTTCTCCTACTCCGAGGTGAAGGACCACAAGATCGGCAAGGGCGCGCTCGAGTGCGCCGTCTGCCTCAACGAGTTCGAAGACGACGAAACGCTGCGTTTGCTCCCCAAATGCGACCACGTCTTCCACCCCGACTGCATCGACGCCTGGCTCGCCTCCCACACCACCTGCCCGGTCTGCCGGGCCAATCTCGCCCAGCAGACCGGTCCTGACCCGGTCCAACCGGAGGAGACCGATCCTCCGGTTGAGGGTGATCAGTCCAGAGACGAAGAGATTGTAATCCAAGTGGACGAAGATGATCATCCGCAGCCCTCCGAGAGTTTCGAAACACCGAACCGGCCGGCAAGGTCGTGGTCGATTCGGAGGCCGAAGATGCTCGGGTTTGGTAAGTTCCGGTCACACTCGACGGGGCATTCGCTGGTCCAACCGGGCGATAATCTGGACCGGTTTACACTGAGGTTGCCCGAGGGAGTGAGGAAGGAGGTGATGGACCGGGCAATGCTGAACCGGACTAGAAGCCTCACGGCGGGGCTACAAAGGGAAGGTAGTTCGAGGAAAGGATACCGGACCGGGGGAGAAGAGGGGAGCAGCCGGGCTGGGCGGTTGTATAAGCGGCTCGAGCTGCCCGGTCGGGGAGCCAACTCGGACCGGTGGGTGTTTTTCACGAGAGGGATATCGTTCCGATCGCCAAGGGTGGTGGCGGACGGCGGCGAAGGGTCCAGCTCAAAGAGGAGCGGGGGGAAGACGCCGGTGAAGATGCCGTCGTTCAAGTGCTTGGAACCTAAGACGGACGGAGATGAAAACCGGCCGTTTTCGGAGCCGGCGCGGGTTTAG